The genomic segment GGCCCGATCCGTCGAAGCCGAACTGAGAATTGCGCTGAAGGCGTGGGCAGACCAGCCCGCCATGATGCAGGTCGAGGCAGTTTCACAACGCTTGCAGCAAGCGATTGCCCTCGCAGAAAACGGGCGAGCAAGCGATTTCTCGACACGTCCACCATATAGCGCCGCGCGCCTGGCTGACGCGATCGGAGAAGATCACGTCACGCCTGTTGCACAATGGATTGAGGGGATAGCTGAGCCCAGCCTTTCCCAACTCAAGGCCATTGCCGCTTACTGCTCGGTATCGGCAGACTGGCTGGCTTATGGCGAGGGCACCCCATATCTTTGCGAGTATGACCGAATTCCAGAGAATGCCGGTCAAGGGGTCCTGTGGCTGCTCGATGCAGACCCCAAAACCCTGAAAACACACCTTCAGGGGCTACGGTTCATCCGATGCGCCGGCGAACGCGGTGGATTGCTCCTGGTGAAACAGTGGGCTGACAAGGATCTGGTTATCCGCACGCCTTACGTTGTATC from the Komagataeibacter medellinensis NBRC 3288 genome contains:
- a CDS encoding FitA-like ribbon-helix-helix domain-containing protein; the protein is MPSLTIRNLDDTLINALKRKAGASARSVEAELRIALKAWADQPAMMQVEAVSQRLQQAIALAENGRASDFSTRPPYSAARLADAIGEDHVTPVAQWIEGIAEPSLSQLKAIAAYCSVSADWLAYGEGTPYLCEYDRIPENAGQGVLWLLDADPKTLKTHLQGLRFIRCAGERGGLLLVKQWADKDLVIRTPYVVSEDTGGGGRSSLRNLTQVWHLLYQVYSECDLAPDLAITSHIASERTYRQLQDGWHNPSALLHDLPSQPWWEDIWDSNEFARSNYWPGWKKLCTDLYEEISDSKSASNIRESIESGEHPLLKEIENAALLGKLDT